A stretch of Rhodoferax potami DNA encodes these proteins:
- a CDS encoding superoxide dismutase produces the protein MEHTLPALPYAIDALAPAYSQETLEFHHGKHHNAYVVNLNNLQKGTEFESMTLEEIIKKSSGGVYNNAAQIWNHTFFWNCMKPQGGGEPTGALADAINAKWGSYAAFKEAFVKSAVGNFGSGWTWLVKKADGSVDIVNTGAAGTPLTTADKALLTVDVWEHAYYIDYRNMRPKFVETFLDKLVNWDFAAANFA, from the coding sequence ATGGAACATACCCTGCCCGCGCTGCCCTACGCCATTGATGCATTGGCCCCCGCATACTCTCAGGAAACCCTGGAGTTTCACCATGGCAAGCATCACAACGCTTATGTGGTGAACCTGAACAACCTGCAAAAGGGCACAGAGTTCGAGAGCATGACGCTCGAAGAAATCATCAAAAAGTCCAGCGGTGGCGTTTACAACAACGCAGCCCAGATCTGGAACCACACCTTTTTCTGGAACTGCATGAAGCCACAAGGCGGCGGCGAGCCAACTGGTGCTTTGGCTGATGCCATCAATGCGAAATGGGGTTCTTACGCAGCGTTCAAAGAAGCCTTCGTCAAGTCGGCAGTCGGCAACTTTGGTTCCGGATGGACATGGTTGGTTAAGAAGGCTGACGGTTCTGTCGACATCGTCAACACCGGCGCTGCAGGTACCCCTTTGACAACCGCTGACAAGGCTTTGTTGACCGTGGACGTCTGGGAGCACGCGTACTACATCGACTACCGCAACATGCGCCCCAAGTTCGTGGAAACCTTCCTCGATAAATTGGTGAACTGGGATTTCGCTGCAGCAAACTTCGCCTGA
- a CDS encoding NADP-dependent isocitrate dehydrogenase, with protein sequence MSTQQPTIIYTLTDEAPRLATASFLPLIRTFTAPAGINVVESDISVAARVLGEFSDFLTEDQKVPNTLAELGKKTLQADANIIKLPNISASVGQLVACIKELQSKGYAIPDYPETPKTDEEKAIRVRYSKCTGSAVNPVLREGNSDRRAPKAVKEYARKNPHSMAEWSQASRSHVSHMHAGDFYHGEKSITLDRARDVKMELITKSGQTLVLKPKVSLLDREVIDSMFMSKKALLEFYEKEIEDARKTGVMFSLHVKATMMKVSHPIVFGHCVKIFYKDAFAKHGALFKELGVNVNNGMADLYGKIATLPQSKQDEIKRDLHACHEHRPELAMVDSAKGITNFHSPNDIIVDASMPAMIRNGGKMWDANGRLKDVKAVMPESTFARIYQEMINFCKWHGNFDPKTMGTVPNVGLMAQQAEEYGSHDKTFEISEDGVANITDLATGEVLLSQNVEAGDIWRMCQVKDAAIRDWVKLAVNRARNSGMPVVFWLDAYRPHEAQLITKVKMYLHEHDTTGLDIQIMSQVRAMRYTLERVIRGQDTISATGNILRDYLTDLFPIMELGTSAKMLSIVPLMAGGGMYETGAGGSAPKHVQQLVEENHLRWDSLGEFLALAVSLEDLGLKTGNAKAKVLAKTLDAATGKLLDNNKNPSPKTGQLDNRGSQFYLSLYWAEALAAQTEDAQLASQFSPLAKELAAKEQTIVAELAAVQGAPVDIGGYYLPDTAKLDAIMRPSATLNAALGSVAV encoded by the coding sequence ATGAGTACCCAGCAACCGACGATTATTTACACACTGACCGACGAAGCCCCCCGTTTGGCCACCGCTTCGTTCCTGCCTTTGATCCGCACATTCACTGCGCCTGCAGGCATCAACGTAGTGGAGTCGGATATTTCGGTGGCTGCGCGTGTTTTGGGCGAGTTTTCTGACTTCCTCACAGAAGACCAAAAGGTCCCCAATACCTTGGCTGAGCTGGGTAAAAAGACGCTTCAAGCGGACGCCAACATCATCAAGTTGCCCAACATCAGTGCTTCGGTAGGCCAGTTGGTTGCCTGTATCAAAGAGCTGCAGAGCAAAGGCTACGCGATCCCTGACTATCCTGAGACTCCCAAAACTGACGAAGAGAAGGCGATTCGCGTCCGTTACTCCAAGTGCACAGGTAGCGCGGTCAACCCGGTTTTGCGCGAAGGTAACTCGGATCGTCGTGCACCCAAGGCAGTGAAGGAATACGCCCGCAAGAACCCGCACAGCATGGCCGAGTGGAGCCAAGCCTCTCGCTCACATGTGTCTCACATGCATGCCGGTGACTTCTACCATGGCGAAAAGTCCATCACATTGGACCGTGCGCGCGATGTCAAGATGGAGTTGATCACCAAGAGCGGCCAGACTCTGGTGCTCAAGCCCAAGGTTTCTTTGCTCGACCGCGAAGTGATCGACAGCATGTTCATGAGCAAAAAGGCCTTGCTCGAGTTCTACGAGAAGGAAATTGAAGACGCTCGCAAAACGGGCGTGATGTTCTCCCTGCACGTCAAGGCCACCATGATGAAGGTGTCGCACCCTATCGTGTTCGGTCACTGCGTCAAGATTTTCTACAAAGACGCGTTTGCAAAGCACGGTGCCTTGTTCAAGGAATTGGGCGTCAACGTGAACAACGGCATGGCTGATCTGTACGGCAAGATCGCGACGTTGCCCCAGTCCAAACAAGACGAGATCAAGCGTGACCTGCACGCCTGCCATGAGCACCGTCCTGAGTTGGCCATGGTCGACTCTGCCAAGGGCATTACCAACTTCCACTCCCCCAACGACATCATTGTGGACGCATCCATGCCCGCCATGATCCGTAACGGCGGCAAGATGTGGGATGCCAACGGTCGTCTGAAAGACGTGAAGGCAGTGATGCCTGAGTCCACTTTCGCCCGCATCTACCAGGAGATGATCAACTTCTGCAAATGGCACGGCAACTTTGACCCCAAGACCATGGGCACCGTGCCCAACGTGGGTTTGATGGCTCAGCAGGCCGAGGAATACGGATCGCACGACAAGACCTTCGAAATTTCCGAAGACGGCGTTGCGAACATTACTGATCTGGCCACAGGTGAAGTGCTGTTGAGCCAGAACGTGGAAGCGGGCGACATCTGGCGCATGTGCCAAGTCAAGGATGCCGCGATTCGCGATTGGGTGAAGCTGGCGGTGAACCGCGCCCGCAACTCCGGAATGCCTGTTGTGTTCTGGCTCGACGCCTATCGCCCCCACGAGGCGCAGCTGATCACCAAAGTCAAAATGTACTTGCACGAGCATGACACGACTGGCTTGGATATCCAGATCATGAGCCAGGTTCGCGCCATGCGCTACACCTTGGAGCGAGTGATTCGCGGCCAAGACACGATCAGCGCCACGGGCAACATTCTGCGCGACTACCTGACGGACTTGTTCCCGATCATGGAACTCGGCACCTCTGCCAAGATGCTGTCCATCGTGCCTTTGATGGCCGGTGGGGGCATGTACGAAACCGGTGCCGGCGGCTCTGCCCCGAAGCACGTTCAACAGCTGGTGGAGGAGAACCACTTGCGTTGGGATTCGTTGGGCGAGTTCCTCGCTTTGGCAGTGTCGTTGGAAGACCTGGGCCTGAAGACCGGCAATGCCAAAGCCAAGGTGTTGGCGAAGACATTGGATGCGGCGACCGGAAAATTGTTGGATAACAACAAGAACCCATCTCCAAAAACAGGTCAGCTCGACAACCGTGGCAGCCAGTTCTACCTGTCCTTGTATTGGGCCGAAGCGCTCGCAGCTCAGACAGAAGACGCCCAGTTGGCGTCCCAGTTTTCACCATTGGCCAAAGAGTTGGCTGCCAAAGAGCAAACCATTGTGGCCGAGCTCGCTGCAGTGCAGGGTGCGCCAGTGGATATCGGTGGGTACTACTTGCCAGACACCGCTAAGCTGGATGCCATCATGCGCCCGAGTGCAACTTTGAACGCTGCCTTGGGATCTGTTGCTGTCTGA
- a CDS encoding DUF192 domain-containing protein, producing the protein MTYFKTLFLSVVLLGAPWAHAQESAQMDLPRIKMSAGMHQIEAQVARTPDQRSIGLMFRREMPTHEGMLFVFEQPSGLCFWMKNTLIPLTAAFISDDGTVVNLADMKPQTTDSHCALRPVRYVLEMNRGWFEKRGIKAGSKISGAPFDSAK; encoded by the coding sequence ATGACTTATTTCAAAACACTGTTTCTTTCTGTTGTGCTCTTGGGAGCCCCTTGGGCACACGCCCAGGAAAGCGCCCAGATGGACTTACCCAGGATCAAGATGAGTGCTGGCATGCACCAAATCGAAGCGCAGGTAGCCCGCACCCCCGACCAGCGATCCATCGGCTTGATGTTCCGCAGGGAAATGCCGACCCATGAAGGCATGCTGTTTGTGTTTGAACAACCTTCCGGCTTGTGCTTTTGGATGAAAAACACACTCATCCCGCTGACTGCCGCCTTCATCAGCGACGATGGCACGGTTGTGAACCTTGCCGACATGAAACCACAAACGACCGACTCACACTGTGCGTTGCGCCCGGTTCGATACGTACTGGAAATGAACCGGGGGTGGTTTGAAAAGCGAGGAATCAAGGCAGGCTCCAAGATCAGTGGAGCGCCTTTTGATTCGGCAAAATAA
- the icd gene encoding NADP-dependent isocitrate dehydrogenase → MYQHIQIPQQGQKITANPDKSLNVPDQPIIPFIEGDGVGEDITPVMLKVVDAAVEKAYGGARKIQWMEIFAGEKATRVYGPDVWLPQETLDVVRDYLVSIKGPLTTPVGGGIRSLNVALRQELDLYVCLRPIQYFKGVPSPLKEPEKTNMVVFRENSEDIYAGIEFEAGSEKAMRLIQVLRDDFGIQKIRFPETSGLGIKPVSREGTERLVRKAIQYAIDNDKPNVTIVHKGNIMKFTEGSFRDWAYNLAMAEFGAELIDGGPWCKFKNPNTGRYIIIKDSIADAFLQQILLRPMEYSVIATLNLNGDYISDALAAQVGGIGIAPGANLSDTVAMFEATHGTAPKYAGKDYVNPGSEILSAEMMLRHMGWKEAADLIIRSLEKSIASKKVTYDFARLMDGAQQVSCSRFGQIMIDNM, encoded by the coding sequence ATGTACCAGCACATTCAAATACCTCAGCAGGGCCAAAAAATCACGGCCAACCCGGACAAATCATTGAATGTTCCGGATCAGCCCATCATCCCTTTCATTGAAGGCGATGGCGTTGGCGAAGACATTACGCCGGTGATGTTGAAGGTCGTTGACGCAGCCGTGGAGAAAGCCTACGGCGGCGCCCGAAAAATCCAATGGATGGAAATTTTTGCAGGTGAAAAAGCCACCCGGGTGTACGGCCCTGATGTCTGGTTGCCACAAGAAACTCTGGATGTGGTACGCGACTATCTGGTATCCATCAAAGGTCCTCTCACGACGCCGGTAGGTGGCGGTATTCGCTCTTTGAATGTGGCGCTTCGGCAGGAGTTGGACCTCTATGTTTGTTTGCGGCCGATCCAGTATTTCAAAGGCGTTCCCAGCCCGTTGAAGGAACCGGAAAAGACCAACATGGTCGTTTTCCGCGAGAACTCTGAAGACATTTATGCTGGCATTGAGTTTGAGGCCGGCTCTGAAAAAGCGATGCGCCTGATCCAGGTGCTGCGTGACGATTTTGGGATTCAGAAAATCCGGTTCCCGGAGACCTCCGGTCTGGGTATCAAGCCCGTTTCGCGCGAAGGCACTGAGCGTTTGGTGCGCAAGGCCATTCAATACGCTATCGACAATGACAAGCCCAATGTCACCATCGTGCACAAGGGCAACATCATGAAGTTCACGGAAGGCAGCTTCCGTGATTGGGCCTATAACTTGGCAATGGCAGAGTTCGGGGCCGAGCTGATCGACGGTGGGCCATGGTGCAAGTTCAAAAACCCCAACACGGGCCGCTACATCATCATCAAAGACAGCATCGCGGATGCGTTTTTGCAGCAAATCCTCCTGCGCCCGATGGAGTACAGCGTGATCGCCACTTTGAACTTGAACGGGGACTATATTTCTGATGCCTTGGCTGCCCAAGTGGGCGGCATCGGTATAGCGCCCGGAGCCAACCTGTCGGATACGGTTGCCATGTTCGAGGCGACCCATGGCACGGCACCCAAATACGCCGGCAAAGACTACGTCAACCCTGGTTCAGAAATATTGTCCGCAGAAATGATGTTGCGTCACATGGGCTGGAAAGAGGCGGCCGACCTGATCATCCGCTCTTTGGAAAAGTCGATCGCGAGTAAAAAAGTCACTTATGACTTTGCGCGACTGATGGATGGCGCTCAGCAGGTCAGCTGTTCACGCTTTGGGCAGATCATGATCGACAACATGTAG